A region from the Dehalococcoides mccartyi CG5 genome encodes:
- a CDS encoding GspE/PulE family protein has translation MLQNKVKDTELRKLVSKRVADYLSSHNYQVESDVKITGQSGIEHIFDIVARRNDGFTARTMAVCIILGSNQEEESSSIFNFANKAFDTGINERILIAIPKLTPETRNLAEKQRIKVFDEDRLEDLLITSTKRPNRLEGMNNISSREDLIKALTNLGYTIRENARIKGRSGISHVFDVVASDINTENYTLGIDILKKQPALELQDVALFDAKAFDCGISDKVIATTAKITPDAQQFADAQKVKLIKLNPIPISTEESAAITTAEEVVKTSAKTESKNGKPAITDLRQSPRPEALKLIPEVLARRYTAIPLNIVGNTLEMAMADPSDILALEAFSAHSKRRIKPIPADAREIRESIDFNYKGYGDIEKYLSRMSIPSEITDDRLAIDAAIDAPLAQALNLIIEEAVKARSSDVHIEPNEDRLRVRFRIDGTLQDMMSLPITAHRAIISRIKILGDMNIADHFHALDGQFSVNAGGREIDIRAATAPTVNGEMSVLRLLDKSRATIELSQLGFLPESLEKYNKMLKVPYGMILISGPTGAGKTTTLYASINSLDIMRQNIITIEDPAEYRFKDINQIQVNVQAGITFASGLRSILRLDPDVILVGEIRDSETANIAVQAALTGHLMLSSIHANNTTGVLYRLIDLGVEPFLIASAVVGVVAQRMVRRVCPYCQHTIEVPVIEQVAYEREIGEKRTKFVYGSGCKSCAFTGYLGRVGLFEIMSISDELRRLMLSGASPSEIHNQAIKDGMITMMKDGMLKVKDNVTTPSEVLRSAYSPEEQY, from the coding sequence ATGTTACAAAACAAAGTGAAAGATACAGAACTTCGCAAACTGGTAAGCAAACGAGTGGCTGATTATTTGTCCAGCCACAATTACCAGGTGGAAAGTGATGTTAAAATAACCGGGCAATCCGGTATAGAGCATATCTTTGACATCGTAGCCCGCCGAAATGATGGATTTACCGCCAGAACTATGGCTGTTTGTATAATTCTGGGTTCAAACCAGGAGGAAGAAAGCAGCTCTATTTTCAACTTTGCCAACAAAGCCTTTGATACTGGCATAAATGAACGTATCCTGATTGCCATACCCAAACTGACCCCGGAAACCCGCAATCTGGCTGAAAAACAGCGGATAAAAGTCTTTGACGAGGACCGTTTGGAAGATCTGTTGATTACCAGCACCAAGCGCCCCAACCGTCTGGAAGGCATGAACAACATCTCCTCTCGCGAAGACCTTATTAAGGCTCTGACCAATCTGGGCTACACCATAAGGGAGAATGCCCGTATCAAAGGGCGGTCAGGCATTTCCCATGTTTTTGATGTGGTGGCCAGTGATATTAACACCGAAAACTACACTTTAGGTATAGATATTTTAAAGAAGCAACCTGCTCTGGAACTTCAGGATGTGGCTCTCTTTGATGCCAAAGCCTTTGACTGCGGCATATCTGACAAAGTTATCGCTACCACAGCCAAAATAACACCTGATGCCCAGCAATTTGCTGATGCCCAAAAAGTTAAACTTATAAAACTTAACCCTATCCCTATCTCCACTGAAGAGAGTGCCGCTATAACTACTGCCGAAGAGGTTGTAAAAACTTCGGCTAAAACCGAATCCAAAAATGGCAAACCTGCTATAACCGACCTGCGTCAGTCACCACGCCCCGAAGCACTTAAACTTATCCCTGAGGTGCTTGCCCGGCGTTATACCGCTATACCTCTAAATATAGTGGGCAATACCCTTGAAATGGCTATGGCTGATCCGTCTGACATTCTGGCGTTGGAAGCTTTCTCCGCCCACTCCAAACGTCGTATCAAGCCAATACCGGCAGACGCCCGCGAGATACGCGAATCTATAGACTTTAACTACAAAGGCTACGGGGATATTGAAAAATATCTCTCCCGCATGTCTATTCCCAGTGAAATTACAGATGACCGTCTGGCTATTGATGCGGCTATTGACGCACCTCTAGCCCAGGCCCTGAATCTTATTATTGAAGAAGCGGTGAAAGCCCGCTCATCAGACGTACACATTGAACCCAACGAAGACCGCCTGCGGGTGCGTTTCCGCATAGACGGCACTCTACAGGATATGATGTCCCTGCCTATCACCGCCCACCGGGCTATCATTTCCAGAATTAAAATTTTGGGTGACATGAACATAGCAGACCATTTCCACGCTCTGGACGGTCAGTTTAGCGTAAATGCCGGCGGACGGGAGATAGATATCCGGGCGGCAACTGCCCCCACCGTCAATGGAGAAATGTCTGTTTTGCGGTTGCTGGATAAGAGCCGGGCTACTATTGAACTTTCCCAGCTGGGCTTTTTACCCGAAAGCCTGGAAAAATACAACAAGATGCTCAAAGTACCCTATGGCATGATACTTATCAGCGGCCCTACCGGCGCTGGGAAAACCACTACCCTTTATGCATCTATAAATTCGCTGGACATCATGCGCCAGAATATTATTACCATAGAAGACCCGGCAGAATACCGTTTTAAAGATATAAATCAGATACAAGTAAATGTGCAGGCCGGCATTACCTTTGCCAGCGGTCTGCGTTCTATACTGCGCCTTGACCCTGATGTGATACTGGTAGGCGAAATACGTGATTCGGAAACGGCCAATATAGCCGTTCAGGCAGCCCTTACCGGCCACCTTATGCTTTCATCCATCCACGCCAATAATACTACCGGCGTTCTTTACCGCTTGATAGACCTTGGGGTAGAACCATTCCTTATTGCTTCAGCCGTGGTGGGGGTAGTAGCCCAGCGCATGGTCAGGCGGGTTTGCCCGTACTGCCAGCACACTATTGAGGTACCGGTTATTGAGCAGGTAGCCTATGAACGTGAAATTGGGGAAAAACGAACCAAATTTGTATATGGTAGCGGCTGTAAATCATGTGCCTTTACCGGCTATTTGGGACGGGTGGGCCTGTTTGAAATAATGTCTATAAGTGACGAGCTCAGACGGCTTATGCTGAGCGGAGCTTCGCCCTCAGAAATACACAATCAAGCTATCAAAGACGGCATGATTACCATGATGAAAGATGGTATGCTAAAGGTTAAAGATAATGTTACAACACCCTCCGAAGTACTCCGTAGTGCCTATTCACCGGAGGAGCAGTATTGA
- a CDS encoding type II secretion system F family protein gives MDFNYVAYGQDKRLVKGKIPATSMEAAQRLLSHSGYQILSIKPLTPFFNTAGSFNFSKVKPREVILFSRQLALLLESGTDIVTSLELLQEQTTNKLFREIIGEIVNDIRGGSSLSLAMSKHPKAFPPLYHRVIAAGEQGGSLEVVLRNLASFVQRNVETEKKVKSALTYPGVVAVVGILVLLLMVTFVLPAFTSLYSQMGTELPTPTRILIGLSDFFESWGLYVIGIFIIAVTALVIYMRTPMGRYHRDRIALKLPVIGRILLLSELSRACQTMSLLFKAGLPLPEIMNQTTAAANNKLISNALADVQHDLIRGEGLSRPMTKNPLFLPMMVQMVSVGEETGKLDDTLATVSATYDTETDDRISAAIGMIQPVMTIAIGLVVGFIAVALVSSMYSLYGQIG, from the coding sequence ATGGATTTTAATTACGTAGCTTATGGGCAGGATAAAAGGCTTGTAAAGGGGAAAATCCCGGCTACTTCTATGGAAGCAGCCCAGAGACTGCTGAGTCACAGCGGTTACCAGATTTTAAGCATCAAACCCCTTACACCTTTTTTCAATACAGCCGGTTCGTTTAACTTCTCAAAGGTAAAACCCAGAGAAGTTATTCTGTTTTCCCGCCAGCTGGCTTTACTGCTGGAATCCGGCACGGATATTGTGACTTCTCTGGAACTTCTGCAGGAACAGACTACCAATAAACTTTTCCGTGAGATTATCGGCGAGATTGTAAATGATATCCGGGGAGGCAGTTCGCTCTCTCTAGCCATGAGCAAACACCCCAAGGCTTTCCCCCCTCTGTACCACAGGGTAATCGCTGCCGGCGAACAAGGAGGCAGCCTTGAAGTAGTGCTTCGGAATCTGGCTAGCTTTGTACAGCGAAACGTAGAAACTGAAAAGAAGGTTAAAAGCGCACTGACTTATCCCGGTGTAGTTGCCGTGGTAGGTATTCTGGTGCTGCTGCTTATGGTCACATTCGTATTGCCAGCTTTTACCAGTCTATACTCCCAGATGGGTACTGAACTGCCCACCCCAACCAGAATACTTATAGGCCTGAGTGACTTCTTTGAGTCATGGGGTCTATATGTGATTGGGATTTTCATAATAGCGGTAACCGCACTGGTGATTTATATGCGCACACCCATGGGGCGATACCATAGAGACCGCATAGCTCTGAAACTGCCTGTGATCGGGCGGATTCTGCTCCTTTCAGAACTTTCACGCGCCTGCCAGACCATGTCGTTGCTGTTTAAAGCCGGCCTCCCTTTGCCCGAGATTATGAACCAAACCACCGCCGCAGCTAACAACAAACTTATCAGCAATGCACTGGCAGATGTACAGCATGACCTGATAAGGGGTGAGGGACTTTCCCGCCCCATGACTAAAAATCCCCTCTTTTTACCCATGATGGTTCAGATGGTAAGCGTGGGTGAGGAAACCGGTAAACTGGACGACACCTTGGCTACCGTATCCGCCACTTATGATACTGAGACCGATGACCGCATAAGTGCGGCTATTGGCATGATACAGCCTGTTATGACGATAGCTATCGGTCTGGTAGTAGGCTTTATTGCCGTTGCCCTGGTATCTTCCATGTACTCTTTGTACGGGCAAATAGGCTAA